One genomic window of Legionella jordanis includes the following:
- the minD gene encoding septum site-determining protein MinD, whose amino-acid sequence MAKIIVVTSGKGGVGKTTTSAAFSSGLAMLGHKTVVIDFDIGLRNLDIIMGCERRVVYDFIHVINGEANLNQALIKDKRLPDLCILPASQTRDKDALTVEGVEKILNELAKEFEYIICDSPAGIETGALMAMYFADHAIVVTNPEVSSVRDSDRILGILASKTKRAIENQPPVQEHLLLTRYDPERVEKGEMLSVDDVKEILAIPLIGVIPESKAVLKASNTGTPVVLDETSDAGLAYQDAIARFLGESRPMRFIQSERKGLLRRLFGKTKEDVPA is encoded by the coding sequence TTGGCTAAAATTATTGTCGTCACATCCGGAAAAGGTGGAGTCGGTAAAACAACCACTTCTGCAGCATTTTCTTCAGGCCTGGCTATGCTTGGTCATAAGACCGTGGTCATTGACTTTGACATTGGTCTTCGAAATTTAGATATCATTATGGGCTGCGAGCGACGAGTTGTTTATGATTTTATTCATGTCATTAATGGCGAAGCCAATTTAAATCAAGCGCTGATTAAAGACAAACGCCTGCCTGATTTATGCATCTTGCCCGCCTCTCAAACCCGTGACAAAGATGCACTTACGGTCGAAGGCGTTGAAAAAATATTAAATGAGCTGGCTAAAGAGTTTGAATACATAATTTGCGATTCACCCGCAGGCATTGAAACGGGTGCATTGATGGCGATGTATTTTGCAGATCATGCTATTGTGGTCACTAACCCTGAAGTTTCCTCCGTACGTGACTCTGACAGGATCCTCGGTATTCTGGCTAGTAAAACAAAGCGGGCCATTGAAAATCAACCCCCTGTACAGGAGCATTTACTCCTTACCCGTTATGACCCAGAAAGGGTTGAAAAAGGAGAAATGTTGTCTGTGGACGATGTCAAAGAAATTCTTGCTATTCCTCTGATCGGTGTTATTCCTGAGTCTAAGGCGGTACTAAAAGCTTCCAATACAGGAACACCGGTTGTTCTTGATGAAACCAGTGACGCCGGGCTTGCTTACCAGGATGCCATTGCACGTTTCCTTGGCGAAAGCAGACCCATGCGGTTTATTCAAAGTGAACGCAAAGGACTATTGCGCCGCTTATTCGGTAAAACCAAGGAGGATGTCCCAGCATGA
- the minE gene encoding cell division topological specificity factor MinE — protein MSLFSYLRKRNSTASVAKERLQIIISHERSQRNTPDYLPKLQEEILAVIAKYIRISRDQVSVNLERLGDSSVLELNVTMPDGVLEEV, from the coding sequence ATGAGTCTATTCAGCTACCTACGAAAACGAAATAGTACGGCTTCTGTTGCCAAGGAGCGCTTGCAAATCATTATTTCTCATGAGCGCTCACAACGTAACACGCCAGATTATTTACCCAAGCTGCAGGAAGAGATTTTGGCTGTTATTGCGAAATACATTCGCATCAGCCGAGATCAAGTTAGTGTGAATCTTGAGCGACTTGGTGACAGTTCTGTTCTTGAATTGAATGTTACCATGCCTGATGGGGTGTTAGAGGAAGTTTAA
- a CDS encoding SET domain-containing protein-lysine N-methyltransferase: MVRISLSNHNSQSPYKTAVLDLSLRTVVLNNHKSMGLDDLKKNSFFHPLLSHPVLSSNGHVYEYKSKTTEDLLNTAKYIYATLIQASDPKNCHFKINSTDASAALKINYRIPLSLDSTKRAKRYISINQLNGIISEDSGFDFHFCDTLLMQDELSFADLPQEVNGDDLFISQPEILGFFQLQENFQRLELRYINPLIGFGGFSREKIKKNEPVAFYLGVKTKKHEHSKYYYGPERDCLLMGIDAQQYGNTARFFNHAPNPEPGQNGCSDFLRANLSPKRCLLNGIELVLFTASRDIVEGEQLFFDYGLSYYDKDNFFKFNLQGRLLDENQRPIKGQRSQKMKMIRLMARHGVEEAMYGLFKRPLIALAVVILIVSVLRYVL, from the coding sequence ATGGTAAGAATTAGTCTTAGCAATCACAATAGCCAATCTCCCTACAAAACCGCAGTTTTGGATTTAAGTTTAAGAACTGTTGTGCTTAATAATCACAAATCGATGGGTTTAGATGATTTAAAAAAAAATTCTTTTTTCCACCCACTTCTTTCCCATCCAGTACTCTCCTCTAACGGCCATGTCTATGAATACAAAAGTAAGACGACAGAGGATTTGTTAAATACTGCAAAATATATTTATGCGACTTTAATACAGGCAAGTGATCCTAAAAATTGTCATTTTAAAATCAATTCAACGGATGCTAGCGCAGCACTTAAAATAAACTATCGGATCCCCTTATCTCTGGATTCTACAAAAAGAGCTAAAAGATACATATCAATAAATCAATTAAATGGAATCATTTCTGAAGATTCCGGTTTTGACTTTCATTTTTGCGATACATTGCTGATGCAGGATGAATTATCTTTTGCTGATTTACCCCAAGAGGTGAATGGGGATGATTTGTTTATATCTCAACCTGAGATTCTTGGATTTTTCCAGCTGCAGGAAAATTTTCAACGGCTTGAATTACGTTATATTAACCCATTGATTGGTTTTGGCGGGTTTAGCCGAGAAAAAATTAAGAAAAATGAACCTGTCGCTTTTTATTTAGGTGTAAAGACAAAAAAACATGAGCACTCAAAATATTATTATGGACCAGAGCGCGATTGTTTGTTAATGGGGATAGATGCGCAGCAATATGGAAATACTGCGAGATTTTTTAATCATGCACCCAATCCAGAGCCTGGGCAAAACGGTTGTTCTGATTTTCTTAGAGCCAATCTATCGCCTAAACGTTGTTTATTAAATGGCATAGAGCTGGTTCTCTTTACCGCCTCACGAGATATTGTTGAAGGAGAGCAGTTGTTTTTTGATTATGGTTTGTCCTATTACGATAAAGATAATTTTTTTAAATTTAACTTACAAGGAAGATTACTAGATGAGAATCAAAGGCCGATTAAAGGACAAAGATCACAAAAAATGAAGATGATAAGACTCATGGCTCGTCATGGAGTTGAAGAAGCCATGTACGGGCTATTCAAAAGGCCATTAATTGCCTTGGCCGTAGTCATCCTGATTGTTAGCGTCTTGAGGTATGTTTTGTAG